From Rhopalosiphum padi isolate XX-2018 chromosome 2, ASM2088224v1, whole genome shotgun sequence:
atatgaaaggattaacaatttatataaatataataaaaatcacactTCGTACGTATGTAAGTTCGTACACGGCAGAAAGCAGGTACGTGtgtaaaaaaatgaactatattttataatactatactaatgTAGTATACCTATTTCTCGATGGTACACAAAATAATCGATGTAATTAACACTATTTTGAAAatctttatttaacataaaacaaacaCACAAAAATACTCGTCTCTACAAAACGTTTCCAAACATGTGCCGTCTCTCACTCGAAACCCACCCGCACTGTCCGCTTACTGTGGTGTTTacgttcttaaatattattttaaaaagtgctGCCTCAGCTCATTTGCTTCATTGGCCTAATATTACGCAATTTAAACATACCACATACAACACTCccttatgttataaaaaaaaatatgtcctcatattttaaatttaaaactgcaatgtaatgtatataattataatactaaattaaaaaaaatactagttgTATTACACATTTAGTGTTTGGAGTGTGGAAAGGTAAATAGGAatgagttataagtaataacgtatttatatttttatatcgtaGCATAACATACCTATtggatatttgtataatataaataggtacccaCAAGGCACAACCATATAACCTgttgtacatatttttctatgtacataagtataataacatgtagagatttttttttatcttttgattATATTAGCTGCAGCCTTTAGAATCTGTTTATGCTTTGTTTTATAATCTTAGTCTTTTTTGGTCGTATAAGCTAAAATTACAGAAGTAACAGATTTAAGTTTACTGTATAACACAAATGTAATTTtcattgtttaaaaaacaaaaatacgatACCAACAGttagtttttatgattatattttggtCTTTTTATTGgagtattgaaatttgaaagtatGGTATAATGACGTACAAACTTAAGAGGATACTACACGTCTACCTCTTTCATCTTGTTTTCGTATTAAAAACACATAGGATACAACACCATCAATTTGCGTTCAGTAGTAACAGTTtcgtgttgttagctttaaatAAGAATTGgacttgtattttttaaatatcaaacttAACGATAAGAAGTAAGCACATTATCTGCGTTTttcagtacctacctatttaattttaaagcaaataaTTTCACATACTCGAGATTTTTCACGcctcacttaaaaatttaaatattgaaaagaaGTATGTAAATTACTtactatatttcttattttaaaagttgatcATGtatcaattcactctaattattaaatctaacaaCTAAAATTTTCTATGTTATTCACTTGTATGTTTGTAAGACGGTTAGCTTTATAGGAACAACACGTTATGCAAGTACAACATCGTCTTAAGGTAATATTACAGCCCCAACTAAAACGTTTAAACATATCTAAGCAAGCCTAAGCTTTGCAGCCTttgacatgtatatatatatttatttatattaacaaaacgAAAATCAACATACTTctgtgtaggtacattatatttattcatatataaaaattagtcgTTTTTATACATAACAGTTAACTAATTAACTAGATCAGTATACAGTTGGGTATAGAGTAGTAAACCTCAGCTCTACTAGTTAAAGTTAGTTATTTACGTCAGACCAGTGGCGCCTAGGTTCATTTCAAATCATGTGTTgtgaaattatacattatttatatagacaTCCGCTAccatctaaatttatttatagaccAACATGTATAACATATCTTCgtatattaactaattatagCTAGATGGATAAGCTTAAATTGTTAACATTCGATTGCACGGTATTGCTTTAGATTTTGAAGAGTTAATAAGCCAtttatataagtgtacctaatgtatttatgtatttatgatagCTTGAATTCAACAAATACTTTATTTGGACACTATAGGTATTAGTTTTAagtccaatattaaaaataagcctACGGTAACCATCACCCACTCAAAGCATGTGTTGCAGTCGCAACAAttggtcataactcataaggttCAGTGCCACTGTATCAGACAAACCGCCGGAGAACTAGTGTTCGGAGACGCCGGTCAAAACACATTCGCACCGACGAAGTGGCAACAGCTAGGCGACGACTATACCGCGTTGCCGCGTGGATgacgtgttatattattatatgttatgaatttatgatactttttattataatttaattcatacatttttttatcaatgatatatattattaaataataatataagttataaagttaaaataaactgtatttATAGATGTACAATATCTGTACATTTTACGAAGAACTAAtgtattgcatataatatgataccaaTATTCTACTATTCTATCTATAACGATGGccagatataattttttttataggttacCTAACTTTGTTAACATATTAGCATAACTTCTATATTACTGTCTAGTGTCTACTGACTATTCTCACATCTTGCCGTGTTTATgtctatactttttttatttcttcactTCTTAGCGTGCGCCGTTGATGTTCCCGACCTTCTCGCATCAGTCCCATTTCGTGTTCCTCTTTACCTCACAAGAAACCAcacacttttttacgttttatcgTATTTCTCCCCCTACTCTTTTGGACATAATTCATAGAGTGATTcatacacaatttttaatactatttaccaataatgaattaaatctagactaaaataaataataatatggttttataatattatataaatatgaattatttttaaatccaaaaatcaaaatacattgtcattaaatcaatattatctaTGATATGGTTGTTgtgaatctataaaaaaaaacctggaAAAaggtaacaatttataaatatagtatactcatataattaggcacaattgtaaaaataatagcatattataatatacctaatagattatatagttaatacaattagaaacattcatatttcaaatgtatgtaataaaaaataatagtagaactattaaatacaaatatataatacatacatgtctaaaatattatataaaatatagtaaatagcttataaaggtaaaaataaaatgcaatcaTAAGCTTTTCTAATATGATGACTTATTACAATTCATTACATTTATAGTATGATTGTTAGTTGTAATTAGAAATTTCTAGGGTACCAAATATCGAATCAAGTTAAAAAGACGGGTtatgatacataatacaatagatGAGAGATTTACATGTACGTGCATTTTACATAGCACATAGACCTAACTAAttctttcaaataataataacaaaattaaatgtccaattgtataaaaataagtattttcggaacttttttttaccaaatattatttttagtattatttttatcgggAATTTTTTTCGTCtgactattatacaatttatcgtCATAGTTATTTAGAACCGTAATAtactaaattcaattaaaatattacaaatttacctTATCTATAGTGATAGTatctatttcattttatttcttcatttcATTATTATGACAACTTGTGAGGTTTTATAATTTCCGATGACAGTAACACGTTCAGCACTGTATATGACATCTTTACTATCTgaaataaagaatttttaaataaattaaacgcaatttaaatattaattatgattattggcTCAATtactaaatttagtttttaattataccatGTGAACATATTGGccgtgttttatattatgtattaaaatcgtgtgtacttaaaaataataaatcttaaaataacacttttttttaaataaaatttaagaaaaattaccCGTTGACAGTTGTTATAGGTATgtgtattaaatagtttaaatgctAGTATTACTACtgcaatagtaatattatattaatatcgaatggtgatttcaaacaaatatattcaatttgtaaGTGACAAGTGCcaaactgttataataattatcttagtattaaattaaatgtaatgtataaatatagttttaaaagttaTGATGCTAGTATAAAGGATATTGACTAATGAGCTGTTCATTTTACTTAAGCACATTTTTATGAACggattttttagaaaatgaataatttatgcatacaaatttattatttaagaggtATCCCCAAAAACGAATGTTTAGggtttaaataataacactattaagtattaaattatttaaatgtatattttatgtacttttcaaatgtttttgaGGTGTCATCAATTTTTGtcataaatattaggtatttacaatattattgtagccCGAAGCCTGTAGTTATGCATCGTATTAATTAATTGcgaataatttagtaaatttactttttgtatCACCGTAACAGTATGATCTCCGAGTCAATATTTcagttaattaattagttataaactattattaattaatacattttccttTTCATCGTAATAAGGTTTTTTAGGTTTTGTAATTTTACTGTGACTTGTGAGTTGTGCAAGtatcaaaatgataatatatttacactgTATCGAgtgtttttattagataaactaattaaaattgtaaatgtatgaGTACTATAATCCTTATATTCTTATAcgagtaactatattataacaaattgtaatgattttgatagaagaaaataaaatttcataaaatgatatttttttacatatctgttcatattaattattttagattatattttttcttctaagagaaccattaaaaaattattttgaagataatttattttataataaatcacttACTTTtagaagtaaatttaaatttatggtaAAAATGTAACCAACTGTAAATGTTAATGGTATTGTAGCTCTTgtcatcattattaaaatagaacttTTGAACGATttgttaagataaaaatatgaattatcaaAAAGGACATGTAATATTTCATCgtgctaaaatatattttagaaatttagtcaatttttataaattgcgtaccattaaaatattaaacttactaAATCGAAAAGCACACTtccataaaaagtataaattgtaatatttataatagctgCTATACTGCTGGCTAtacatattgataatattgtttgattaatataaccctaaaatacaacaattattttttgaattattcttaATGCatcacttaataaatataatttattaaaaaaatgatttttttacttaaatttaaaatttgttttatatttagataatatattggttctattgcatatttttttataaatgttgaatttAATAAGACGAGGtgggtaataaaataaatatatgtactatttacataatgttaataacaattatcGTGGAGTGTGaactttttgttttatgataattaatttaattttaagaaaataatactaaataaaaagttgtttaaaagtattatattttatcaatactcACCCGAATAGCTTGAATCACTAGAGAAGTAGTCAAGCCAAAATATATAGCATTGAATGACATTGATAGTAATATTGGTTTCGTAAATACTTTCttcattgtattaaaatatctaaaattaataaaactaacagTGCGTATAATTCAttaaccaacatttttttagattttaagggAATAAgttatcttaattaaaaaatgaataattctaGACACTTtcaattttcagaaaatattcatgttttatttatcaataaaatatataattttaaaaatagtatgacttattgtattatttatagataatacctaaaaaaacaaaatattatttaaaattttcgatttATGAACGATCAAATTGTTTATgagtaaaaaaagtttaaaaatgtaacacaaGATCCCATATAACTTgttgttatataaattgaataatattgaaattaaaaaaaacataggtccaatttttttcaagtgtgaaaatgttgttttgattacttgtttttataacctaacctatttaAAATTACGGAAAACATAacgtttacaaataaaaataataatttagaacaaAATAGGGGATATGTGACTTAGCTTCTTTTGTAACTTTAGAAGTAACCGCAATGATGGACGTCTGAAACACTATTATATTTACTGAAACtagttgtatttttaaactattctaTCTTTGAGGtatgtattatgataaattgataaccattttaataatttaacatttaacctAAAGGATGTTTTAACTtgtgtaatgaaaataaattcgttCGACCGAATCgaacgcttttttttttttatatcggtGTACACcgcataaattttattatattttccaacTTACGTTAATAACCTTTGATGTTGAATGACTGCATACTTCATTTTTTGTTCATCGTTGTCGACAACAGCTTCTCGAATCGTTTGTACAATAGCCTCTAACCTGTTTTTCAAAACgcccacataatatataaacgtcgtgtttataaaacaaagttCGACGTGTGCTATGTACACGGATATTGCGTATACAAAGTATTTGCACGCGTAAATCACGAGATTGTCGGTCTTTATCGGTAACACATCTAAGAAAGGAAACGTGAAGGGATCACCTACACGTACCGAATCACTAAGAATCGCATAGGTGGCCGGGAAAATTACAAACATGTTCGACGCTATCAGATGGTACAtcgttattatgtttattttcgaTTGATAGTCGTCCGGTATTCCCGACCGTTTCGAGTACTGGTCCATTTCACGGAATTGATTTTGATGATAGATCCGAAAAGTGATGTTCAGCAGTATTACACATTCTATCAACATGCACAACAATGTAAATAGTTTGATGGATACGCTCTGTTCGTGATAGATAATTGACACATACGCCgtgatgaaataataaaacgttatgAAAAATTCGAAATACGTCAAGTAAAGCATTCTCTTACTATCGGTGCACCCAGTCATTCGCAAGAACACGTTAACGGCGTCTATGCGCGGCATTGCTGAAAGTCTTTACTGCACTGAGGTACAAGAACGTGTGTAGTGTGTGTACGTTTCTTTTTGTATTACACTGTgtgttatatacaatttaataatatgtataaaataattaataaacataaagacATAAggtatattgtgtttaataataaaatacaaggcACAACTAgccctaaataatatatgaaatgtatataagAATGTTTGTGCGtgtcaaaatttatattataatttcatcaacattttaatagcCCTAGCTGGTTTCTGTAGGTATCTATAAAAGTGggttaaaatataacatgaatatattataaattgataatataataataaataagaggTAGAAACGTAACAGTGACATATAGGTATTAGtggtattactaataaatattttaatatttagttgatGATTGACTGCAATAAGTTTTTTACTTCATTAGGaaaacaatcaaataataaaaatattgttttatatggcatacgcatattaatattaagtcaTATCACTCATATCACTCATATCTACAGTAATTGATGATCGTGTTTGTATGTCACTAGaacaaaattttcttttttttaaacacaataaaaaacgaaattgtctaaaaaaattaaacgaatgATGATCTTGTCTTTTACGATTTTACAgcatatcaataaattataaaaccactATTATTCGTATAGGCTACAGGTATATAGAGCATGTATCTATAAATCTACCTGGTTGGTTAGTTACGTACTGTTGTATGGTAATGTATATGGTTTACATCCCCTTCCAAATCATCAACATATTCTGAAGGAAAAATGGGCGTATACCTACATAAGACACAAACTTATAATTATCCATCGCTTCTAATGATatacttcaataattaatttccaaTCGTTCATATGAATAaagtatattgttttgtaataatagCACAAAGCTGTCATTATAAGTACTCTCTCACTCTTTCTGTTTCTCACTATCTctctctattatataatatatttaagtgtatgtgtgtgtgtgtgaatatataaatattatatatattatgtatatacaatatacatatatatatatatatatattatatccgtaCGCCTATGAAAGACTTAGCGTGCCTTGAATATTAGCGTCGaaggtaaattttaattatggtcatcgttaattttgatttttttttgtatataggtAGCATatctaattaaatgtttaacggttatatatattagtacattACGCAGAcaagaaaatatgtatttttctaatgaacaacaaaacttatttttagttaGTTTACATAAACTTtactttataaacttataaataaaccgCTTCGTGTAGACTCACCTTAAGatgcaaatatgcaatatattatatcacacttattcattataatcagcATACTATTCATTTATTCGTTTAAGATAAAGCTGTTTAAATTGATGggttattcaaatattcatGTTCGGAGATCGAATTACATAAATCATCTATGTATGCATTTCAATTCTTCATATTTGtacgtataaaattaatattgagatGCATTTTCAATTACACTAAGCAACTAAAGtactcattaattaataataataagtagacaTTTAACAACATTCTCTACTTTTATCTTACAGTGCATTCACAAAATAGACACTTAATTaaagcattaaatatattatactaacttttataatttatttatgcatagatattttaaattaaattaattttttgatttttacatgaACATTTAGCATAACTAGAGTATTCAAGCGCCCCCAACCAAGCTTTGAACCCcgccatttaaaaataaaccaaggAGAATGTAAGTACTTATCATTATATCACACTGTTTGCCTTAGTCTATGATAaaagatattgttattatgataaCGTGGAATTTTAACATTACATTCGAATATTAttcgatttaaaattgttatttctgTAATTCGAATGTTatttagtcatattatatatttttaatttattagttttgttatattataataagtctaaaaaataatattttgattttatactatacctatattatagtcatagtaAAACTAACTGAGTtataattgaaacaaaatgGTTGTAAGACCTTATAATGAAGAACTAGAATATCTAGAAAAGAAATCTCCATATAAATGGGAAATAAAAAAAGGATTTCAACCAAATATGAAGGTTGGTATAAGGATTCTGTTTTAAAgattttggttttattaaacattttttgttcatAGGTTGAGGGAgtgttttatgttaataaatttttagaaaaactaaTGTTGGAAGAGTTACAAAATGCATGTCGACCAGGAATGATTGGTGGATTTTTACCTGGTGTTAAACAAATTGCTAATGTGGCTGCATTACCTGGCATTGTCCATAAATCTATTGGACTTCCCGATGTACACTCTGGTTATGGATTTGCTATCGGTaggtttattatagtttttttttttactaaatttataatttagtagttgaattttcaaatcatttgtAGTAGGTTttcaaattatagtattatgtatattaattgttctaattattaatcaatattgattttacttttatataataagtttatacttTGTATCAGTGCATCAGTTTTCATTAAGCATTAATTTTAGGAAATATGGCTGCATTTGATATGGATGATCCTCAATCTATTGTTTCACCTGGTGGTGTAGGATTTGACATTAATTGTGGCGTACGATTACTTAGAACAAACTTATTCGAAAAAGATGTTCAGCCCAtcaaagtaatattatgttattaaatttaatttgatcatcacaatattatcatattatgttattttaatttaattctatttaGGAACAATTAGCTCAAAGTATGTTCGATCACATTCCTGTCGGTGTAGGATCAAAAGGAATCATACCAATGAATGCAAATGACTTAGAAGAAGCACTTGAAATGGGAATGGATTGGTCTCTAAGAGAAGGTTAATatcaattcttaaaaattaaaattttgattattatctaaaataaattatatttatgttaggtTATGCATGGGCTGAAGACAAAGAACATTGTGAAGAAAATGGTAGAATGTTGAATGCAGATTCGTCTAAAGTTAGCATGAGGGCTAGAAAACGTGGTTTACcacaagtaaattataattttataagaatgcATATTTcaaatgctaaaaaaaattattatttttaatttttgaacatttatatgCTTGTTTTTAGTTAGGAACATTAGGAGCTGGTAATCATTATGCAGAAATACAAGTGGTTGATGAAGTTTATGATAAATGGGCAGCAAAGAAAATGGGAATTGAAAATATTGGTCAAGTATGTGTTATGATACATTCTGGAAGTCGTGGTTTTGGACACCAAGTGGCAACAGGtttttaaacattgtattaaataagaTGTAGGTTGTgggtaaaattgaattttagattcagtttaacaatatattaaaaataaaatcaattttaaaataaacttgcttagtatttttaaatgatgtgTATAAATCTCAGTAGAAAATTATCTGGAATACTAAGCCGTCCATTATTTgtctttgataaattttaatatgatgtgTTTCgtatctttaaatttataaaaaaaatgtatcatttgtattaatttaatttcactgTAAGATGTTTTgggtgaatattttttatagctttATCCCAGCTTTTGCATATTTTTCCTAGTGTATGGCATATACTGTATGATACACTGTATCGTATGGTATGcaatgtaaatacataatttattacatgattttataaaggCTCcctatttctttaaaaaaaaaaaaatcatttagtgtcttaaaacataaatacaattttggttGATAGTTGCctacaaattgtaatttaaataaatattttatttcaaattatttaagatcATACAACCACTGTTACagctcataattttttattcttacatTATACAAACCTATtggaatttaactttttaatggatgtttaatgttattttcaaccatttttaataaatattcaattggaTTTTAGTGTATTTAAATCTGAGTTCTTCTTAAAACAGTTTTGAATTAgaactcaaaaataatttatttgcatatcatgaactaaaaagtaaaaatgatatttactaTGTACTTTtacttgtatatacattataatccaataatgataattgattatttacatttgagtattatatttaattatataaaaatgaaccaAGTAATGAgtagtattattttactttcttacataaatatattaaagactttttttttacttaagatGCTTTACTGGAAATGGAAAAGGCTATGAAACGGGACCAAATTGAAGTCAACGATAGACAATTAGCTTGTGCTCGTATCAAATCCAATGAAggtcaaaattatttgaaagcTATGTCAGCTGCTGCAAATTTTGCATGGGTGAATAGAAGTTCTATGACATTTTTGGCCCGTCAAGTATGTATAAAggcaaaaatattagaaattaaataatttattagtattatttttttaaaggctTTTGCAAAACAATTCAAATTGACACCAGATGATTTAGACATGCACGTCATATATGATGTATCTCATAATATTGCAAAAATGGAACAACATTATATTGATGGAAAACCTAAACACTTATTGGTGCATAGAAAGGTATTTAGAACATGGGTTTAAAAAAAGCTTTAGgtcattgtattttaataagatattttgtTCATCTATGAAATTCATTATTTCAGGGATCGACAAGAGCGTTTCCACCTTATCATCCTCTTATTCCGGTTGACTACCAACTAACTGGTCAACCAGTATTAATTGGTGGAACAATGGGTACCTGTTCATATGTGTTGACTGGAACTGAACAGGGTATGAATGAAACATTTGGGTCTACATGCCATGGTGCTGTAAGtgatttttttgttcaatttgttaatttattaattttaataaaattgatgacatttttatttccaGGGACGTGCATTGTCAAGAGCTAAATCTCGTAGAAATATAGACTATAATGATGTATTAGAAAAATTGCAACAACAAGGGATTGCCATTCGAGTAGCTTCACCAAAATTGGTAATGGAAGAAGCACCTGAGTCATATAAAAATGTCACTGACGTGGTAGACACTTGCCATGAGGCAGGAATTAGTAAGAAGACTGTGAAATTAAGACCAATTGCTGTTATCAaaggataaaaattaattttctcttacctatgtaatttataaattacatctaattacatgtatattttgtattatatactcataaaccacatttgtattttgtaaatattttacttccatctatttagtatttactgttggctataatatatttaaacgctGCAATATTACTACAATTTTATTCAGGTAATAttcaagtaataaataatattaaattatacttttttttttatttcagtaacttaataaaaaaaagtaataatttaagttattatttttagatttaaataaacaatttcattaaaattttaatttcaaatgtttaaaaaaaaaaaaaaaaatggcaaagTAAACAGTTTTAGAttgctataaaaataacatatcagAAATCTTATATTTGTAacaaatcttatttatttaaataaaaaatttaatacatttaaaactacaaaatcattatcaaatttttgtgatttgaacaacttttgttaaaattttaattgtaaacacTAAACTTGTAAAAAAATGATGCTAAtgcatttcaaatatttttaaattgttttaagatcACTGAAAAGTTTCTGACTTTCTTATGTTGCTTTCCTAGAATATTAATTGACTGCTGTATTAAATCATGAATTCATACATACTT
This genomic window contains:
- the LOC132921599 gene encoding odorant receptor 43b-like encodes the protein MPRIDAVNVFLRMTGCTDSKRMLYLTYFEFFITFYYFITAYVSIIYHEQSVSIKLFTLLCMLIECVILLNITFRIYHQNQFREMDQYSKRSGIPDDYQSKINIITMYHLIASNMFVIFPATYAILSDSVRVGDPFTFPFLDVLPIKTDNLVIYACKYFVYAISVYIAHVELCFINTTFIYYVGVLKNRLEAIVQTIREAVVDNDEQKMKYAVIQHQRLLTYFNTMKKVFTKPILLSMSFNAIYFGLTTSLVIQAIRGYINQTILSICIASSIAAIINITIYTFYGSVLFDLHDEILHVLFDNSYFYLNKSFKSSILIMMTRATIPLTFTVGYIFTINLNLLLKIVKMSYTVLNVLLSSEIIKPHKLS
- the LOC132922274 gene encoding RNA-splicing ligase RtcB homolog; translation: MVVRPYNEELEYLEKKSPYKWEIKKGFQPNMKVEGVFYVNKFLEKLMLEELQNACRPGMIGGFLPGVKQIANVAALPGIVHKSIGLPDVHSGYGFAIGNMAAFDMDDPQSIVSPGGVGFDINCGVRLLRTNLFEKDVQPIKEQLAQSMFDHIPVGVGSKGIIPMNANDLEEALEMGMDWSLREGYAWAEDKEHCEENGRMLNADSSKVSMRARKRGLPQLGTLGAGNHYAEIQVVDEVYDKWAAKKMGIENIGQVCVMIHSGSRGFGHQVATDALLEMEKAMKRDQIEVNDRQLACARIKSNEGQNYLKAMSAAANFAWVNRSSMTFLARQAFAKQFKLTPDDLDMHVIYDVSHNIAKMEQHYIDGKPKHLLVHRKGSTRAFPPYHPLIPVDYQLTGQPVLIGGTMGTCSYVLTGTEQGMNETFGSTCHGAGRALSRAKSRRNIDYNDVLEKLQQQGIAIRVASPKLVMEEAPESYKNVTDVVDTCHEAGISKKTVKLRPIAVIKG